The genomic segment GAGAAACAGACATGATCGAGACGATTCGCCGCTTCGTGCGGGAAGAAGACGGAGTCACCTTCGTCGAGTACGGAATGATCTGCGCCGTGTGCGTGCTGGTCGCCTTCGGCGCTTGGTCCACTCTCGGCACCAACATCGGCAACGTGATCGACACCGTTGCCGGTCACATCACGCCGTAGCTGTAGGCAGGGAAGGCCCGTGAGACCCTTGCCGATCGCGATCGGGGATTCGTCCCGGGCAGCCGCGCTGCTCGGGACCTCCCTGCTCGTGACGGGCGGCAGCCTCGCGGCGCCGCTCGCCACGGGGACGAGCGCTTTCTTGCTGCTGATCACGGAGCAAGATCTCCGTGAGCTTCGCATTTCCAACCGCCTGACAGGCCCGGGCCTCGTTCTGGCGTTGGCGTATTCCTCCTGGGTGACCGGGGTCGACGGCGCGCTCTCCGCCTTGGGGGGCGCGGCCGTCGGCCTCGGGATCCTGTTTCCGTTCTTCGCGCTTCGCTGGCTCGGCGCCGGCGACGTCAAGGCCGTCATGGTCCTCGGCGCCGTTCTCGGTGCCTCGGCCATGCCTGGCCTCCTCACGTGGACGGCTTTCGCCGGCGGACTGGTTTCGGGCCTGGCCTGGCTGGTCGATCGCGCCTCCTCATCCGTTTCTTCCGGAACCGCTTCGCGCGCTCCGGGCCTTCCCTTCGCCCTGGCCATCGTGCTGGGGTTCGCCGCCAACCAGCAATGGGGGAATCCATGGACTCTCTGAACCACGAACTCCGAAACCGATGCGCTCGCCGATCCGAGCGCGGCAGCGTGATGGTGGAGGCCGCCATGACGATTCCCATCCTGCTGCTGCTCATGTTCGCGACCATCGAGTTCAGCTTCTACTTCCAGTCCTACTTCGCCGCTCGCAACGCCGTGAGCGTGGCCGCGGACGAGGCGAGGGTCTTCGACCCGGATTGTGACGCGACGATCCAGAACCGCGTCGAGACCGCCGTGTTGCTGACCTTGGAAGGTGCCAACCTGCCGGCCGATCTCGTGACGGCTCCGGTCATCACCTATCCGCGCGGCGTCGCGAACCTGTGCGGCGATGACAGCCAGAAGCTGGTCGTCGTCCAGGTGGCCTTCGAGCACCGCATGCGCCTGCTCTCGAACTTCCTGGCCGAGGGTTCCTTTCCCATGAACCTGCCGGTCGTCGTGAGCGACATAAGACGTGACTTCAATTGATTTCCGGAGGAGGAAACCATGGATCGTAAAGCCAAGATCTTCCTGGGCCTCGCCGCCCTCTGCGGGCTCGCGACGACCAGCATCGCACGAAGCGTGCTCGAGGAACGCGCCGAGCCCGTGACGACCGTGCCCGTCCTGACCGCTGCGGAAGAGATCCCGCTGGGTTCGGATTCCGCCGGCGCCCCGACCCGGGTGACCCAGTGGCCGAAGGAATTCGCGCCGGAAGGCGTCCTGGCGAACGCAGGCGCCCTACAGGGTCGGGTCCTGGCGCGCACCATCGCGCCCGGCGAGCCGATTCTCGAATCGTCCCTGCTCCCGACGGGCAAGGCCGCGGGTCTCGACGCTGTGATCGGGGCCCAGATGCGGGCCGTCTCGATCAAGGTGGACGAGGTGATCGGTATTGCGGGCTTCCTGCAGCCCGGCTCCCACGTCGACGTCCTGGCGACGAGCAAGCGCAGCAGCGGCAACGGCGAGGCGCGGGTCCATACCAACCAGACCCGCCCCGTGCTCGAGAACGTCCGGGTCCTGGCCGTCGATGAGCGCCTCGTGCGCAACGGCGGTGGCCCGGAGGAGGAGATCAAGGTCGTGACCCTCGAAGTCGCGTCCGGGCAGATTGCCAACCTGGCCAACGCCGAACACGGCGGCCGCATCAAGCTCGCCCTGCGCGGTCAGGGTGATGAGGAAGAAAACGCTCGCGGCGTCCAGATGATCCTGGGCACCGACGTACACGAGGTGAGGTTCTAGTCATGGCAGCTTTCCAACGAATCCTGGCCCAGTCCGGACGCAGGTCCCTGACCTGGCTGCTGGCAGGGGCCGTCGCCCTCGGACTCGCGGTCCCGGCGGTGCATGCATTGGTCGAGAACGGCTACGTCGGCAGCGCGCCGACGCCCGTCGAACTGGTCGCCAACGGACGCCGCTCCATCCACATCCCCGCCGGGCAGCCGACGGATCTACTCCCGAGAGTGGAGCTCGAACGGGGCAAGTCGATCGTTCTCGAGGCGGATTTCGACCTCGAGCGGGTCGCCGTTGCGGACCCCAACATCGCGAACCTGGTCATGACGGACGCGCGAACCCTCCAGGTCGTCGCGTTGGCCCCCGGCAGCACCAACCTCCTGCTCTGGGACGACCGGGGCACCCTGCAGGCCGCCGTCGACGTGTTCGTCGGCTCGACCCGCAGCCAGGTGGAGATCAAGATCCGCGAGCTGATCGGCAGCCACGAGATCTGGGTCGAGATGGCCGGACCCGACACAATCGTGCTGCGTGGCACGGTCGCACGCCTCGAGGATCGCGACCGCGCGGAGCAACTCGCGAAGGCCTTCATGAGCGTCTCCGAGGGGCGCGGGGTCGTGAACCTGATCGACGTGGCCGGGAACCACCAGGTGATGCTGGAGGTGAAGCTGGCCGAGATGGACAAGAGCCTCGGCCGTGAGCTCGAGGTCAACTACCGCGCAGCGATCCAGGCGGGCGCCCAGAGCTTCGTGTTCGGCAGCCTTCTGGGCGGTGGCGCGGCTCTCGCACCCGACGGCCTGATCTCGAACGGACTGTCCGGCAACGACGGCGCCGACCTCTTCGGCAGCTACACGAGTGGTGGCGGTTCGACCGTAGACAGCTTCCTGCGCTTCGCCAAGGAGCAGGGGTTGGCCAAGATCCTCGCCGAGCCCACCCTGGTGGCGCGGAGCGGCGAGCGTGCCAGCTTCCTGGCCGGTGGAGAGGTCCCCGTGCCGGTGCCTGGCGGCACCTTCGGGCAGGTCAGCATAGAATTCAAGCAGTTCGGTGTCGGTGTGGACTTCGTCCCCACGGTGCTCTCCAGTGATCGCATCCACCTCGAGGTCACTTCCGAGGTCAGCGAGCCGGATCCGACGATCGGGGTCGAGGTCCTGGGGACGGCCGTGCCGGGGTTCACGACTCGCCGGGTTTCGACATCGGTCGAGCTCTCCGACAGTCAGAGCTTCGTGATCGCGGGGCTCCTGCAGGACCGCACGCGGAACATGGCCCGCAAGGTTCCCTGGCTCGGCGACGTGCCGGTCCTCGGTGCGCTGTTCCGCAGCCAGGATTACCAGAAGTCCGAGACGGAGCTGATGATCATCGTCACTCCCCGGCTGGTGAAGCCGCTGGATCCCGGTGAGCACCTGCTGCCGACGGATTCCTACCAGGACCCGAGCGATACCGAGTTCTTCGTGCTCGGTCGTGACGAGGCCGTCGCCTCCCACGCCCATCCCAACCCCACGGCCGATCCCGGCCAGGAGGAAGAGTGAGATGATTCTTCGCCAACTCGCCATGCTCGGGCTCGCCTGCGGCCTGTCCGTCGGTTGCGCCAGCCACCTCGACCAGCACTGGGGGGAGTCCTACCGGACCCTCACCCAGAACCAGATCGCCAACCCGGAGGCCGGCTCCGACGCGGCCCCCGTCGAGGGACTCTCGGCGACCAGCGCCGACCACGTCACGACCAGCTACCACGAGCGCCGCAGCACATCGGTGCAGGACGGCCGCGTGGAGCGGGCCACCATCGCGGAGCAGCTCCGCCAATAGGCCGGGCCCATCGAGGAGAAACCGTCATGAACACCAAGCTACCCATCGCCGTCCTTTCCAGGGATCCCGCCCGTCGGGAGGCCATCACCGCGCGCCTCTCGGAGACGGGTGTGCTGCGCCCGCTCGCCCCGGTCGAGAAACTCGAGGAGCTGGAGAGCCTGCTGCGCCGAACCCCGGCCCTGGCCCTCTACCTGGATCTGAATGCGGGCCCCGAGATGATCCTCGACTGGATGGAGACCCACGCCGAACCCCGGCCCGCCATCCTGACCGGTGGCCCCGAGAGTCCGGAGCTGATCCTGCGCGCCATGCGCACCGGCGCTCGCGCCTACTTCCCCCACCATGTCCTCGACGAGGAACTCGACCGGGTCGCGGCGCGGCTGCGTGCCGAGGCAGCGGCGGCTCCCCCGGCGGGCGGCTGCATCGTGGCGGTGCTCGGCGCGAAGGGCGGTGTCGGGACGACCACGGTCGCCTGTGAAACCGCAGCGAGCCTGGCTCGCAGCGAAGCGCGTGTTGCGCTGGTCGAGGGCAAGGCGTACTTCGGCGACTTGGCCCTGCACCTCGACGTCGAACCGAACCACACCATGGCGGACGCGGCTGCGCGCGGGGACGAACTCGACATGGGCTTCCTCGAGACGGTGGCCACGGCCCACGCTGCTTCCGGAATCCACCTCGTGGCCGGACCTGTGGATCCCGAGGAAGCCGAGGGAATCGGCTCGACGCACCTCGAGAAGACCTGCCGATTGCTCCGCGAAGCCTTCGACTGGGTCGTCGTCGACCTGCCCCGCTTGACCGATGAGGTGTCCCTGCAGGCTCTCGATTGGGCCGACCAGATCATCCTGGTCACGACCCCCGAGCTCGCATCCGTCGCCCGGGCACGCCAGCACCTGGCCCTGCTCGCGGAGCTCGGAGTCTCCGAGGATCGGATCCAGCTGGTCGTGAACCACGCACGCAGCGGCGAACTCTTCTCGACCGACGGGATGGCCAGCGCGGGGCTGGCGCCCGTTGCCTCCATTCCCAGTGACCCTGCATTCGTCGCGAGCGTCGAGAAGGGTTGTCCCCACTCGGTCCGGGGCTCGCGGGGCGCGATCGCCGACGCGATGGAAGCCCTGTGCGAGGCACTGCGCGGCGAGACCGCCAAGAAAGATGATCCGAAACCCGCGTCGGGCGACCTGCTGGGCCGCGCGCGCAAGCTCCTGGAGGAACTCCGATGTCGCTTAGCCAACGCCTGAAGAAGCAGACCCCGATGGCGAGCACCGGAGCCGTGACGGCGGCGCCCGCGGCTGTCGCCTCGAAGGCCGCATCCAGCTTGCCCGATGCGAAGACAGAGCCGGCTCCGAAGTCCGTCTCCAAGGCTCCGGCGAAGTCCGCGCCGCGCGCCCAGGCGGCTCCCATCTCGCTCGAGCAGAGGCGCGCCCAGAAGCCGCCGCGCAAGGACGACAAGATGCAGGAACTCAAGTTCCGCATCCACAGCCGGCTCTTCGAGGTGCTCGATCTGGCTCGCGCGGACGAGATGACCGAAGAGTCGAACGGCGACGAGGTCGTGGCCGCGACGCAGAAGATCCTCACCGAGGAGGGTGTGGCGCTCACCAAGGACGAGCGGCAGCGCCTGCTGCGTGAGATCAAGGACGAGGTGTTCGGACTCGGCCCCATCGAGCCCTTGCTCCGAGAGCCCGGCGTCTGCGACATCCTCGTCAATGGCCCGAAGCAGATCTACGTGGAGCGAGCGGGCCGGCTCGAGTTGACCTCGGCCCGCTTCCGCGACGACGCCCACCTGCTGCGCATCATCGAAAGGGTGGTCTCCCAGATGGGCCGGCGCATCGACGAATCGAATCCGATGGTCGACGCGCGACTGGAAGATGGCTCGCGCGTGAACGCGATCATCGCACCGTTGGCGCTGGACGGGCCCTCCATGTCGATCCGGCGCTTCCCGTCGGACTCGCTCGACCACGAGGACATGATCCGATTGGGCTCGATGACGCCTGAACTCGTAGCCACCCTCCGCGCCGCAGTTCAGCTGGCCCTGAACATCATCGTGTCAGGTGGGACGGGGTCGGGCAAGACCACCCTGCTCAACATCCTCTCCAGCTTCATCCCCGAGGACCAGCGCATCGTCACCATCGAGGACTCGGCCGAACTGCAACTCCGCCAGGAGCACGTCGTGCGGCTCGAAACGCGCCCGGCCAACCTCGAGGGGCGCGGGCAGATCGGACAGCGCGAATTGCTGGTCAACACCCTGCGCATGCGGCCCGACCGCATCATCGTCGGCGAGTGCCGGGCAGGTGAGGCGTTGGACATGCTGCAGGCCATGAACACCGGCCACGACGGCTCCCTCACCACGGTCCATGCCAACACACCGAGGGATGCTCTCTCTCGGCTGGAAGTCATGGTCGCCATGTCGGGCATCGAGCTGCCGCGGCAGGCGGTACGAGCGCAGATCGCATCGGCCGTCGACATCGTCATCCAGCAGCAGCGCCTTTCCGATGGCAACCGCAAGGTCACCAGTGTCCAGGAGATCGTCGGTCTCGAGGGTGAAGTGGTCACCATGCAGGAGATCTTCACCCTGGAGCGCGACGGCGTTGCGGAGGACGGCACCGTCCTGGCGCGGCTGGTCCCGACCGGGGTGCGTCCGAAGTTCGTCGAGAAGCTCGAGCAAGAGGGCATCGAGCTGCCGGACGACCTCTTCAAGCCGGCCGCGTCCGACGCCGCCGGGCAGGGCTGAGGCCATGTTGTCGATCCTGATCGGACTGACCGTATTCCTGCTGGTCGCGGGTACCGTTCTCGCGGTGCAAGGGCGAGCCGAGGAACGCCGTCGACTCGCGCTCGAGCGCATTCGGCGAGCCCTGCGCGAGAGCCACGCGACGGGCGCCTCCCTCGACGAAGCCAGCCTGCTCGAGACGCAGAGTGATCTGAGCTCGATTCTCTCGGAGGCTTCCCAGCGCGTGAAGATCCTGCAGAGCATCGACCTCATGCTCTATCGCGCGGGAAGACCCATCTCCCTGAACAACTTCCTGATCGCGACCGCGCTGGGCCTCGTAGTCGGGGCGGTCGTTTCCCTGATGACCGGCCTGCCCCTCTTCCTCGCCCTCGGTGGGGTGCCGTGGCCGATCGTGTGGCGGAAGAAGACGCAACGCATGCAGGCCTTCGATGACCAGTTCCCCCAGGCCCTGGCGCTCTTCTCCCGGGCCCTCCGTGCCGGTCACGGACTCAGCTCGGGGCTCCAGATGGTGGGGGATTCCCTCGGCGATCCCGTCGGCACCGAGTTCTCCCTGGTGGCCCGGGAGATCTCGATGGGCCTGGAGACCGGGACCGCCATCGCCAACCTGCAGGATCGCCTCGACGCAACCGACCTGCCCGTCTTCACGACTGCAGTTCTCGTGCAGCTGGAGACCGGCGGGAACCTGGCGGAGATCCTCGACAACATGGGCGACGTCGTGCGCGAGCGCATGCTCTTTGCGGGCAAGGTGCGCGCCCTGACAAGCCAGAGCCGCATGTCGGCAAACATCCTGGCCGCCCTTCCCTTCACCCTGGCAGG from the bacterium genome contains:
- a CDS encoding Flp family type IVb pilin, coding for MIETIRRFVREEDGVTFVEYGMICAVCVLVAFGAWSTLGTNIGNVIDTVAGHITP
- the cpaB gene encoding Flp pilus assembly protein CpaB, coding for MDRKAKIFLGLAALCGLATTSIARSVLEERAEPVTTVPVLTAAEEIPLGSDSAGAPTRVTQWPKEFAPEGVLANAGALQGRVLARTIAPGEPILESSLLPTGKAAGLDAVIGAQMRAVSIKVDEVIGIAGFLQPGSHVDVLATSKRSSGNGEARVHTNQTRPVLENVRVLAVDERLVRNGGGPEEEIKVVTLEVASGQIANLANAEHGGRIKLALRGQGDEEENARGVQMILGTDVHEVRF
- a CDS encoding CpaF family protein gives rise to the protein MASTGAVTAAPAAVASKAASSLPDAKTEPAPKSVSKAPAKSAPRAQAAPISLEQRRAQKPPRKDDKMQELKFRIHSRLFEVLDLARADEMTEESNGDEVVAATQKILTEEGVALTKDERQRLLREIKDEVFGLGPIEPLLREPGVCDILVNGPKQIYVERAGRLELTSARFRDDAHLLRIIERVVSQMGRRIDESNPMVDARLEDGSRVNAIIAPLALDGPSMSIRRFPSDSLDHEDMIRLGSMTPELVATLRAAVQLALNIIVSGGTGSGKTTLLNILSSFIPEDQRIVTIEDSAELQLRQEHVVRLETRPANLEGRGQIGQRELLVNTLRMRPDRIIVGECRAGEALDMLQAMNTGHDGSLTTVHANTPRDALSRLEVMVAMSGIELPRQAVRAQIASAVDIVIQQQRLSDGNRKVTSVQEIVGLEGEVVTMQEIFTLERDGVAEDGTVLARLVPTGVRPKFVEKLEQEGIELPDDLFKPAASDAAGQG
- a CDS encoding AAA family ATPase, translated to MNTKLPIAVLSRDPARREAITARLSETGVLRPLAPVEKLEELESLLRRTPALALYLDLNAGPEMILDWMETHAEPRPAILTGGPESPELILRAMRTGARAYFPHHVLDEELDRVAARLRAEAAAAPPAGGCIVAVLGAKGGVGTTTVACETAASLARSEARVALVEGKAYFGDLALHLDVEPNHTMADAAARGDELDMGFLETVATAHAASGIHLVAGPVDPEEAEGIGSTHLEKTCRLLREAFDWVVVDLPRLTDEVSLQALDWADQIILVTTPELASVARARQHLALLAELGVSEDRIQLVVNHARSGELFSTDGMASAGLAPVASIPSDPAFVASVEKGCPHSVRGSRGAIADAMEALCEALRGETAKKDDPKPASGDLLGRARKLLEELRCRLANA
- a CDS encoding pilus assembly protein, producing the protein MDSLNHELRNRCARRSERGSVMVEAAMTIPILLLLMFATIEFSFYFQSYFAARNAVSVAADEARVFDPDCDATIQNRVETAVLLTLEGANLPADLVTAPVITYPRGVANLCGDDSQKLVVVQVAFEHRMRLLSNFLAEGSFPMNLPVVVSDIRRDFN
- a CDS encoding prepilin peptidase yields the protein MRPLPIAIGDSSRAAALLGTSLLVTGGSLAAPLATGTSAFLLLITEQDLRELRISNRLTGPGLVLALAYSSWVTGVDGALSALGGAAVGLGILFPFFALRWLGAGDVKAVMVLGAVLGASAMPGLLTWTAFAGGLVSGLAWLVDRASSSVSSGTASRAPGLPFALAIVLGFAANQQWGNPWTL
- a CDS encoding type II and III secretion system protein family protein, whose protein sequence is MAAFQRILAQSGRRSLTWLLAGAVALGLAVPAVHALVENGYVGSAPTPVELVANGRRSIHIPAGQPTDLLPRVELERGKSIVLEADFDLERVAVADPNIANLVMTDARTLQVVALAPGSTNLLLWDDRGTLQAAVDVFVGSTRSQVEIKIRELIGSHEIWVEMAGPDTIVLRGTVARLEDRDRAEQLAKAFMSVSEGRGVVNLIDVAGNHQVMLEVKLAEMDKSLGRELEVNYRAAIQAGAQSFVFGSLLGGGAALAPDGLISNGLSGNDGADLFGSYTSGGGSTVDSFLRFAKEQGLAKILAEPTLVARSGERASFLAGGEVPVPVPGGTFGQVSIEFKQFGVGVDFVPTVLSSDRIHLEVTSEVSEPDPTIGVEVLGTAVPGFTTRRVSTSVELSDSQSFVIAGLLQDRTRNMARKVPWLGDVPVLGALFRSQDYQKSETELMIIVTPRLVKPLDPGEHLLPTDSYQDPSDTEFFVLGRDEAVASHAHPNPTADPGQEEE